In Sulfuricurvum sp., a single window of DNA contains:
- a CDS encoding helix-turn-helix domain-containing protein — MSLIQLSKTIINARKKKAWNQTEAAKYAGISLNTYRRMEDGFIEEVGITKVNEVLEIFGLEIAIREKGRPLTLEELQRGETY; from the coding sequence ATGAGCCTAATACAGCTAAGCAAAACCATTATTAATGCCCGAAAGAAAAAAGCGTGGAATCAAACTGAGGCGGCTAAATATGCCGGTATAAGTCTCAATACCTACCGTCGCATGGAAGATGGATTTATCGAAGAAGTGGGTATCACCAAAGTAAATGAAGTCCTTGAGATTTTCGGATTGGAAATAGCAATCAGAGAAAAAGGACGTCCATTAACGTTAGAGGAGTTGCAGCGTGGAGAGACGTATTAA